A single window of Jaculus jaculus isolate mJacJac1 chromosome 14, mJacJac1.mat.Y.cur, whole genome shotgun sequence DNA harbors:
- the Il11 gene encoding interleukin-11 isoform X2, with protein MSAGTLGALQLPGVLTRLRVDLLSYLRHVQWLRRAGGPSLKTLEPELGALQARLDRLLRRLQLLMSRLALPPAPQDQPVTPLGPPASAWGGIRAAHAILGGLHLTLDWAVRGLLLLKTRL; from the exons ATGAGTGCAGGGACACTGGGAGCCTTACAG TTGCCCGGTGTGCTGACGCGGCTCCGTGTGGATCTGTTGTCCTACCTCCGTCATGTGCAGTGGCTGCGCCGGGCAGGTGGACCTTCCTTGAAGACCCTGGAGCCGGAGCTGGGTGCCCTCCAGGCCCGGCTGGACCGGCTGCTGCGCCGTCTGCAGCTCCTG ATGTCTCGCCTGGCCCTGCCCCCAGCACCCCAAGACCAGCCAGTGACCCCCCTgggtccccctgcctcagcctgggGAGGCATCCGGGCAGCTCATGCCATCCTAGGAGGATTGCACCTGACCTTGGACTGGGCCGTGCGgggactgctgctgctcaagacACGGCTGTAA
- the Il11 gene encoding interleukin-11 isoform X1, whose protein sequence is MNCVCRLVLVVLSLWPDRAFAPGPPSGSPRASSDPRTELDSAVLLTRSLLADTRQLAAQLRDKFPADGDHNLDSLPTLAMSAGTLGALQLPGVLTRLRVDLLSYLRHVQWLRRAGGPSLKTLEPELGALQARLDRLLRRLQLLMSRLALPPAPQDQPVTPLGPPASAWGGIRAAHAILGGLHLTLDWAVRGLLLLKTRL, encoded by the exons ATGAACT GTGTTTGTCGCCTGGTCCTGGTGGTGCTGAGCCTCTGGCCAGATAGAGCCTTTGCCCCTGGGCCACCGTCTGGCTCCCCTCGAGCCTCCTCAGACCCCCGCACCGAGCTGGACAGCGCTGTCCTCCTGACTCGGTCGCTGCTGGCAGACACTCGGCAGCTGGCGGCCCAGCTG AGAGACAAATTCCCAGCCGACGGGGACCACAACCTGGACTCCCTACCCACTCTGGCCATGAGTGCAGGGACACTGGGAGCCTTACAG TTGCCCGGTGTGCTGACGCGGCTCCGTGTGGATCTGTTGTCCTACCTCCGTCATGTGCAGTGGCTGCGCCGGGCAGGTGGACCTTCCTTGAAGACCCTGGAGCCGGAGCTGGGTGCCCTCCAGGCCCGGCTGGACCGGCTGCTGCGCCGTCTGCAGCTCCTG ATGTCTCGCCTGGCCCTGCCCCCAGCACCCCAAGACCAGCCAGTGACCCCCCTgggtccccctgcctcagcctgggGAGGCATCCGGGCAGCTCATGCCATCCTAGGAGGATTGCACCTGACCTTGGACTGGGCCGTGCGgggactgctgctgctcaagacACGGCTGTAA